The Bacillota bacterium sequence TAATAATACCTTGAATTGAAGATTGGCGGAAGTTATCCGAATTAGCCTTCATTGTTAAGCGGTAGACACCCACAATCCTCGGGTGCCGAGAGATAATCTGGTCAGCAATAAAATCTTTGCGGGTGCTATTGGAATCTACTATTGCGCTGATTAGGTTTTGCGGAACGTCGGCGTAATTTGCACGAAGCTGTTTGGTATCCTTGGGCAGACAATACCCGCCATATCCAAAGGAAGGATTGTTATATTGGTCTCCAATCCGAGGATCAAGGCAGACGCCTTCGATAATGTCTCTTGTATTTAAGCCTTTCAATTCAGCAAAAGTATCCAATTCATTAAAATATGCGACACGCAAAGCCAGATATGTATTTGCAAACAGCTTGATTGCTTCCGCCTCCGCCAGGTCTGGGAACATTGTCGGAATATCTTCCTTGATTGCGCCTTTTATTAAGAGACTTGCAAAGGTTTCGGCGGTTTTCTTTAGTCTCGCATCTCCTGCTGGGCAGCCAACTATTATGCGGCTCGGATAGAGATTATCGTAAAGCGCATGACCCTCACGCAAGAATTCGGGGCTAAATAGAATATTATCGCAGCAAAACTTATGACGAACACGTTTAGTGTATCCGACTAGTACAGTGGACTTAATAACAATAATTGCATTCGGATTGACGCGGATAACCTGCTTAATAACCTGCTCTACTGCGGAAGTGTCGAAAAAATTTTTTTCCGGATCATAATTCGTCGGCACAGCGATGATGACGTATTCAGCATCAATATAAGCGCTGTCACCATCTGTTGTTGCAACAAGGTCAAGTTCCTTAGTTTCAAGATATTCCTGAATGTCAGTGTCTACAATTGGAGACTTCTTTTGATTAATCAGATTAACTTTTTCCGGTATAATATCGACGGCTTTTACCGTGTTATGTTGTGAAAGAAGAACGGAAATAGAAAGACCGACGTAGCCAATTCCTACAACTGCGATTTTCATCTAAAGATTCTCCTTTCTATAGAACCTGTTAAGTACCTATAACAAAATCATACCAGATTTACTCCTAAAAGTGCAATAACTATTAAACTTATTTTATAGCTTCATAATTAAAACATAAAAAATCCATATGCCAGTTCAATTTCTGACAAATGGATTTTATAATGGCGGAGAGGGCGGGATTCGAACCCGCGTGGCGTTGCCGCCAAACTGATTTCGAGTCTTTTCCCATACTGTGCGATACTGGTTTTTGGACAGAACTTTCGGGCAGTTTTGTCCGCGCGAAAAGCCGTATATTTACTTGTTTTTCGGGTTCAAATCCCGCAAATGCCTGATTTTCAGGCAAAGCTCGAATAAGGCTGTTTTCGCAATTTCGGGCAGAACTGAACGCTTTAAGGATAGAACTCCGGGCAGAACAGGGCAGACCAAAACTACAGTGGCAATACACATCGGCAGTCTCTGATACCGACTATTAATTAATCAGAGGTGTATCGCCATGAATAATCAAACAATTAATTGGAACGAGGTTCCGGATATTATTTCTCAGGACGATTTTTATCGTCTTTGCCATATCAGCAAAAGCACCGCTCTTCATCTTCTCCGCAGTGGCAAGATTCCATGTGAGTTTAGCGGCAAGAAGACCCGATGCTATCGAATCCGCAAAGAGGATGTGCGCAAATACATGGAGCAGCGCGCTGTGTTCCCAGAACTGTATTCCGCACCGCAGGGCTGGTACGGTGAGCATTATCAGTCCGCCGTTCAAAAAGAAATGCCGGAAGCGATGCTTCAAGAGATGCGCACATATTTTATTAAGCTGCTGGCAGACTGCCGTGATGTGATGACCACGCAGGAGATTGTGAGGCTTACCGGCTATGGCAGGACAGCCATCAACAACTTGTGTGCAAAAGGAAACCTTAAGCGCAATGTTTGTGCAAAGGACTTTGCTTTATGAAATCACTGTTTGAAAAAATGGGTGGCACCTACCAATGGGAGGGCGATTATCTGCTTCCAAATCTGGAGTTACCGGCCGAAGGAGAAAGTCTTTCTTTCGGCATGTATTGTAGAATATGTATACGCTATCTCAAGCGGTATCGTCGCGCGCTGTATTCAAAGTTGTTGCTTTCAGGCAAACTCGATGATCATCTGCGTGATGTGGACGAGCGCGCAACAACGTAGATCGACGAAATTGTCACCACCATAGCCAAGAAAGATGGTACGGACGATGCACTCAAAGCTCGTGAGCAGCTCCGCTGGATCGGCTTCATGAACAACTATCGCAACTGTGCCGAAGAAATCGTGCTGAAGAAGGTTGTATATGAATTAAACAACATCAAGATTTGCTTCTGTCACCTAGACTGAAAAGTTATGATATATTTGATACAACGCCTAACCGTGTGCGTTTTTTTGTGGGTTTAACTTTGGTGTTAAAACAATCCTGTCAAAAAGCGATACCGAGGTTGCGTTGGCTTTAACTGAAAAAGGGGCAAAGGTATATCATGGCCATAATGAATATCATCGGAAATTGTATCAGTATGTAGATCAAATGCTTTCTCAAGTACCGGAAAGTGATATCGAAATTTTTAAAAATATTATGCATCAACTGGATTTAATCTTAACTGAAGAAAGGTAGTATTTGTTTGCCATCAAGTTAATATGCTTAACTCGCATTATCATATCACCCTATATCATTTTACTGTTCTAATAAGAAAAGCTAAACGATACGATTATGCGCATTATGAAGTTATATATATATGAGACTGGAAAATGATTAGTTTGTAAATTTGCTTTTTCTATATAATTGCATCATACTGTAAGCAGAAAAATAAAGCTTTTGTTGAGAAAAACTTGAGAATTTCATGAGATAATAATTTTCTGCCGGAGGGAGGATGTTATTTGAACAATAAAATATTGCTTGTCGATGATGAAAAAGGCATTGTATCAATGATGAAGAATTATTTTGAAATGTCGGGCTACCAAGTGTATTCCGCTTTTGATGGTAAAGATGCGCTTGAAAAAGTCACCTGCCAGCCGGATATCATTCTACTTGACATCAATATGCCGGAGATGGACGGCATTTCTGTATGCCAGCATATTCGCGAATATGTTTCCTGCCCGATTCTCTTTCTTACCGCGCGTATTGAGATCAAGGATAAAATTATGGGATTTCAGGTTGGTGCGGACGACTACATTGTCAAGCCATTTGACATTGAAGAATTGGGCGCGCGCGTGGAGGCGCATCTCCGCCGTGAACAACGAAAGCAGGAACAATCCGTTGTGCGATTTTTTGACGAACTTGCCATCGACTATTTAAAGCGAGAAGTCACGGTAGCTGGGAATCCCGTAACATTGTCGAAAAAGGAATTCGAAATTGTGGAGTTGCTTTCCATGAATGCCGGACAGGTCTTTGACCGGGAGCGGATTTACGAAGCCGTATGGGGCTTTGATGGCGACGGCAGCAGCGATACCATCATGGAGCATATCCGAAAAATCCGGGTGAAACTATCCGCGTATACGAAACACAGCTATATCGATACGGTATGGGGGGTGGGTTATAAATGGAACGGCTGAAGCAAATGAGTTTGAAGAAAGCTTTTTTTTGCCTGACTTTGCTGTTTTTGCTGATCACCCTCATACTTAGCTTTTTCTCCATATTAGGCATCAGTAAAATTATGCAGCAATATGGGACGTCATTAGAAATGAAAATTGACGACAGCGGTATCATAATACCGCCTGCAACGGCTACCGAGAACGTTCTTCCGCTTTGGTATCATGTTTTGGCAATTTTACAGCTTGCGCTTCCGGTTCTTTTTGTAATAGTGGGTTTATTTTCAGCCGATCTAGTGTTTTATCGCATGAAACTAAAATACTCCCTTGCCGAGTTGCAGGCTGGAGCAGAAAGAATAATGCAGAACGACCTGGATCTTCCTATTCAATCTGTTTCAAAAGACGAGCTTGGTAAGCTTTGCAATGCGTTCGAGGAAATGCGCCTCGCGCTTTTAAAAAACAACAGGGAGCTTTGGCGGCAGATGGAGGAACGCAAGCGCCTCAATGCTGCATTCTCCCACGACCTGCGCAATCCGGTTACCGTGCTGAAGGGCTCCGCAAAAATATTAAGAAAAGGATTATCAAGCGGCACGTTGTCGTCCCAAAACGCGCAGGATTCCGTATCACTGATAGGGGAATATACCGGAAGAATCGAAACATACATTGAAGCGATGAGCAGCGTTCAGCGCCTTGAGGAACTGCAATGCTTGCCTCAAAAAACCAGATTAGAAACGGTAATGAAGGAGCTGTCAGACACCATACATCTGCTTACAATGGATTCCGGAATTGAAGTTGAAGAACAGTTTGAAAAGATGCAAAAAGATGTCTGGATTGACAAGACAATCGTATTTAATGTTGCAGAAAACCTGATCGCGAATGCAAAGAGATTCGCAAAAGCCAAAATAGCGATCGATTTTATGCTGAATGCTGAAACGCTTGTATTATCCGTGCGGGATGACGGGCTGGGCTTTCCACAGGCAATCCTCCAAAAGGGCGCACAGCCGTTTCTCCGTGGTGGTGAAAATCTTGAGCCGAGCTCCCATTTCGGAATGGGCCTTTATGTTTGCCGTCTGTTATGTGAGAAACACGGCGGTTCATTAACGCTGAAGAACACTTCAACCGGAGCGGTCGTAACGGCGGATTTTAAAATTTCAAAAGCTTGAGCGATTCTTGAGAACTCCGCGATATGCTCTCCTTATAATACAAAGGAGAGCATTTTTATGATCATTGAAGGAAAAGACTTATCAAAATATTACGGGAGCGGTGAAAACAAGGTCGTCGCTCTCAATAAAGCAAATCTTGAAATCACATCAAGCGACTTTATTTCCATCATGGGGCCTTCCGGCAGCGGGAAAAGCACCCTGCTTCATATCATCAGCGGATTGGATACGCCAAGCTCCGGTACGGTTACTTTTGACGGAAAGAATATTTATCAAACTGACGATAAAGAGCTTTCAGCTTTTAGACGTCGCAAGATCGGCTTTATCTTTCAGCAATTCAATCTGCTGCCTGTGTTGACCGCAAAAGAGAATATCATCATGCCTTTACTCTTGGACAAGCGTCAGCCGGATGAATCTTATTTGAAACAAATCACCGAATTTTTGGGAATCAGCAATAGGTTATCTCATCTGCCGAGCGAACTTTCGGGAGGTCAGCAGCAACGTGTCGCCATTGCCCGCGCGCTGATTGCAAAGCCAGATGTTATCTTTGCGGATGAACCCACGGGTAATCTGGACAGTAAAAGCGGCAATGAGGTCATGGAAACGCTCAAAAATATCCGGAAGGAATTCGGCAAAGCGCTGGTCATCATCACCCATGATGACCGCATCGCGCGAATGGCAGAACGCCGATTGACCATCGTGGACGGAGCGCTTTCGGAGGTGACGGCATAATGAAATCCTATCACGCGCTGGCGTGGAAAGAGCTTACCGCTCAAAAAATAACGTCCGTGCTCATTTTGATTGCTATTGTGCTTTCCACGATGATGACAACTGTAATCGGACAATCCTGGGGAATTTTACAAGCCTTACGGGAACAGCAGGCCGGGGCGCTGAACGGCTACCGGTATGCGACATTTCACAATCTGACAAGTGCGCAAAAGACGCTCCTTGAGGAAGACAGCCGTCTCTCTTTTGTCGGCAGCAATATCATTCTTGGCACGGCTGGGCTTAAAAGCAGCGGACTCTCTTTACAACTTAGAGAATATGACGAGCAAGGATTGTCGGCCTATCCAACCATTTCACAGCTCAGCAGTGGCCGTCTCCCGCAGAAAGCAGGAGAAATTGCCCTGCCCGAAGATGCCCTCAATTACTTAGGTTTCTCCGGCGATATCGGCGATACAATCACGCTTGATTTAAGCATCTCGCTTCTTCAGGATACAGAAGAAACTTACGAATATAAAGCGGATTTTACCTTGTGCGGAATTCTGAAAAGCAATTATCTAGCGTACGTTTCCGGGATTGTTACCGGAATCGCCGGAAAGGGAACCTCAGAGGAATTGCTCCCTAAAAAGTATCAGGTTTATTCGACCGATTTTCGTACAACAGATAAACTTAGCTTCCAACAAACGGTCAATGATCTTGTCGGCAAAACAGGAGTTTCCGACAAGTGCATTCAATACAATTGGCTCTACCTGAACGCCTTGGGTATCCCCTGTGATAAAGAAAACAGCGGTTCAGACAACGACAGCGGCTTTTCCTACATGGTTATGACCGGTATTGTTATCGGTGCATTGGTCTTATTGGCGGCGGGGCTTGTCATCTTTAACATTTTGAAAATTGCAGTAAGTAAACATATTAAGGAATATGGAACCTTGCGGGCAATAGGCGGTCAGCAGGGGCAGCTTTATCGCTTGGTTGCGTTTCAGCTTGTCCTTCTTTGCCTTATAGGCATTCCGATTGGTGCCGTTTTAGGTGCACTGTCAGCTGGAGGAATTACAAAAGCAGCCACAAGTTTGTTTTCTCCGGACATTTTCATGGTACAAAACGCAGAGGAACTTGGCTCACTCATTGCTCAGAATAGCGCCGGGAAATTGCTTCCGCTGCTTATCAGCGCTGCGATCACTTTGACATTTGCTTTCATTGCCGCCATGCCGGCGGCGCGCTATGCCGCCAAAGTCTCTCCGACAGTCGCTATGAACGGAATAACAAATAAAGTGAAAAGAAAAAATCGAAAGGAAAAACCTGTTCGTCACTTTGAAGCATTTTACGCAAGATTGAACCTAAAACGAAATGTTGTCCCCACCACGATCACAATTCTGTCTTTGATAATGAGTATTACGGTATTTGTGACGCTTCAGTCTTTTTCCACATTACTTGACGCCTCACAGGATGTTCAAAAACTCCACCTGGGCGATTATTCTGTTACCAATGAATCGGTCGGTTTTCAACCGTCTGCTGTGGAGAGTTTAAAATCGCAGGAAGGGGTTTCTTCCGTATACACTTTGAAATACAGCCTTTATATGCAGGATAAAGATGGCACTTTGCCTATCGAAACACGATTCAAACTGCAACCGAGCGAAACACTGCAAATCATAGGGGTTGATGAGGAACGCTTAAAAGCACTGATGCCTTCTCTTACCGAAGATGAAATGCAGACGCTGAAGGAAGGAAAAGCCTGCTTGGTTAAAAACCCCATTGCGATGTCTTATGAAGGAAAACAAATTGCATCAACTTCTTTTGCTGCTGGGAATACGATTTCTGTTGCCCAAACTGAACTAAAAGTGTTTGGAAACTGTGATTCTGTTGGGCTGGACAACCAAGGCTTTGTAAATGGTGTTCAAGTGGTGGTATTTGACACAGTTTATGACAAGCTGACCGGAAAAACCACCTATTCAGAACTCTACCCGGTTTTAGAAAAAGGGGCGGATACAAAAGCGGTGGAACAAAAAATAGAGCAAATCTGCGGTCAAACGGCAGGCAGCCGCTGGCTTTCCTATCAGAATACCAACAAGCAGCTGGAAGAAAGCTATCAGCAGATCAAGCTACTTGCATGGGGGCTGATACTCTTTATCGGATTGATCGGCCTTTTGAACATTATCAATACGACCTATACCAATAACCATACCCGTTTAAGTGAAATTGGAATGCAGCGTGCAATCGGAATGAGTACGGCAAGCTTATATAAGACTTTTCTGTGGGAGGGCGCCTACTATGGAATAATAGCAGGCATCATCGGCTCTGTTTGCGGATATGTCTGCACGGTCTTTGCAAACGCAGCCGCAACGAATCAAATCAGCCTTACTGCGTTCCCGATTATTCCAATCCTTCAAGCAACCACAGTATCCATAGTTGCCTGCCTGATTGCAACCTGCCTTCCACTGCGCCGGATTACGAAGTTAAGCATCGTGGATTCCATCGAAACGGTTGAATAGCTGCGGCTTTCCAAAGTATGGTTGTCTCTTTTATTTGCATTGAGATAAAGGAAAAATAAATATGAATGTGCTACAAAGGCGTCCTTACCAAAGGTAAGGACGCAAGCCGTGGGTCCAAGTACAACTTTGTGTTGAAAGCCTATTTACAAAAAAGTGTCCCGAGTCTACCTTTTTGGCAGAGTCAGGACACGTTTTTCTGTGCTGATTTTATAGTTTAGCAGAGGGCTCTAAAAACCATATTGCTTTTCATTGCTATATCACCTATTTTTATTGCCCATAATCATTTTTTAGATGATTTAACGTTAAGCATCCAACACACTTTATGCAGAGTAAACCTATAGAACGCCCAGATCAACGCACTCATCCCCAGAACAACAAAAAGGCAGTTTATAAGGCCTGAAATCTCGCTTTGGGTAAGCCTATTATCATTAAAAAACATGATCATGCTGTAGAAAATGTAAATCAGTAAGGTGCCAACGAAACCCGGCACACCGAAAACTTTTGAGATCTGGCTTTTTACCGAACGGTAGAGATAGTTTTGCGGTGCCCCAAGATGCCTTAAGTCTTCATAGACCTGATGGTTGTTTATGGCAATGGTCAG is a genomic window containing:
- a CDS encoding nucleotide sugar dehydrogenase; amino-acid sequence: MKIAVVGIGYVGLSISVLLSQHNTVKAVDIIPEKVNLINQKKSPIVDTDIQEYLETKELDLVATTDGDSAYIDAEYVIIAVPTNYDPEKNFFDTSAVEQVIKQVIRVNPNAIIVIKSTVLVGYTKRVRHKFCCDNILFSPEFLREGHALYDNLYPSRIIVGCPAGDARLKKTAETFASLLIKGAIKEDIPTMFPDLAEAEAIKLFANTYLALRVAYFNELDTFAELKGLNTRDIIEGVCLDPRIGDQYNNPSFGYGGYCLPKDTKQLRANYADVPQNLISAIVDSNSTRKDFIADQIISRHPRIVGVYRLTMKANSDNFRQSSIQGIIKRIMAKGIEVVIYEPTTKDDLFFNSRVIKELDEFKSVSDVILANRYTEEISDVLDKVYTRDLYFRD
- a CDS encoding FtsX-like permease family protein; translation: MKSYHALAWKELTAQKITSVLILIAIVLSTMMTTVIGQSWGILQALREQQAGALNGYRYATFHNLTSAQKTLLEEDSRLSFVGSNIILGTAGLKSSGLSLQLREYDEQGLSAYPTISQLSSGRLPQKAGEIALPEDALNYLGFSGDIGDTITLDLSISLLQDTEETYEYKADFTLCGILKSNYLAYVSGIVTGIAGKGTSEELLPKKYQVYSTDFRTTDKLSFQQTVNDLVGKTGVSDKCIQYNWLYLNALGIPCDKENSGSDNDSGFSYMVMTGIVIGALVLLAAGLVIFNILKIAVSKHIKEYGTLRAIGGQQGQLYRLVAFQLVLLCLIGIPIGAVLGALSAGGITKAATSLFSPDIFMVQNAEELGSLIAQNSAGKLLPLLISAAITLTFAFIAAMPAARYAAKVSPTVAMNGITNKVKRKNRKEKPVRHFEAFYARLNLKRNVVPTTITILSLIMSITVFVTLQSFSTLLDASQDVQKLHLGDYSVTNESVGFQPSAVESLKSQEGVSSVYTLKYSLYMQDKDGTLPIETRFKLQPSETLQIIGVDEERLKALMPSLTEDEMQTLKEGKACLVKNPIAMSYEGKQIASTSFAAGNTISVAQTELKVFGNCDSVGLDNQGFVNGVQVVVFDTVYDKLTGKTTYSELYPVLEKGADTKAVEQKIEQICGQTAGSRWLSYQNTNKQLEESYQQIKLLAWGLILFIGLIGLLNIINTTYTNNHTRLSEIGMQRAIGMSTASLYKTFLWEGAYYGIIAGIIGSVCGYVCTVFANAAATNQISLTAFPIIPILQATTVSIVACLIATCLPLRRITKLSIVDSIETVE
- a CDS encoding HAMP domain-containing sensor histidine kinase; its protein translation is MERLKQMSLKKAFFCLTLLFLLITLILSFFSILGISKIMQQYGTSLEMKIDDSGIIIPPATATENVLPLWYHVLAILQLALPVLFVIVGLFSADLVFYRMKLKYSLAELQAGAERIMQNDLDLPIQSVSKDELGKLCNAFEEMRLALLKNNRELWRQMEERKRLNAAFSHDLRNPVTVLKGSAKILRKGLSSGTLSSQNAQDSVSLIGEYTGRIETYIEAMSSVQRLEELQCLPQKTRLETVMKELSDTIHLLTMDSGIEVEEQFEKMQKDVWIDKTIVFNVAENLIANAKRFAKAKIAIDFMLNAETLVLSVRDDGLGFPQAILQKGAQPFLRGGENLEPSSHFGMGLYVCRLLCEKHGGSLTLKNTSTGAVVTADFKISKA
- a CDS encoding helix-turn-helix domain-containing protein gives rise to the protein MNNQTINWNEVPDIISQDDFYRLCHISKSTALHLLRSGKIPCEFSGKKTRCYRIRKEDVRKYMEQRAVFPELYSAPQGWYGEHYQSAVQKEMPEAMLQEMRTYFIKLLADCRDVMTTQEIVRLTGYGRTAINNLCAKGNLKRNVCAKDFAL
- a CDS encoding response regulator transcription factor; translation: MNNKILLVDDEKGIVSMMKNYFEMSGYQVYSAFDGKDALEKVTCQPDIILLDINMPEMDGISVCQHIREYVSCPILFLTARIEIKDKIMGFQVGADDYIVKPFDIEELGARVEAHLRREQRKQEQSVVRFFDELAIDYLKREVTVAGNPVTLSKKEFEIVELLSMNAGQVFDRERIYEAVWGFDGDGSSDTIMEHIRKIRVKLSAYTKHSYIDTVWGVGYKWNG
- a CDS encoding ABC transporter ATP-binding protein, which gives rise to MIIEGKDLSKYYGSGENKVVALNKANLEITSSDFISIMGPSGSGKSTLLHIISGLDTPSSGTVTFDGKNIYQTDDKELSAFRRRKIGFIFQQFNLLPVLTAKENIIMPLLLDKRQPDESYLKQITEFLGISNRLSHLPSELSGGQQQRVAIARALIAKPDVIFADEPTGNLDSKSGNEVMETLKNIRKEFGKALVIITHDDRIARMAERRLTIVDGALSEVTA